From Achromobacter spanius, a single genomic window includes:
- a CDS encoding ABC transporter ATP-binding protein has translation MTYLVLDRLSKRYGDTTAVENLSLSVNQGEFISLLGPSGCGKTTTLQMIAGFVEPSGGSIVLNGKDVSKVPANKRGLGMVFQNYALFPHMTAAENVSFGLEMQRVKKDERLARVADALKLVGLSHLADRHPAQMSGGQQQRVALARALVIRPSVLLLDEPLSNLDAKLREEMQLELRSIQRTVGTTTILVTHDQSEALALSDRIVVMNQGRVEQVAEPFAAYEGPASHFVGGFLGKANVFTPQAEQYEGEMRARIGEAHIGLEGAPVPQGAVIVRPEKILFSEPAACALPGRMKTRVFQGNHWLCQVETSVGEVMVIRQNDGVPVPAEGEPVHLRWRAQDMCSVDPAAAPQGKAS, from the coding sequence ATGACCTATCTCGTGCTTGACCGCCTGAGCAAGCGCTACGGCGACACCACGGCTGTTGAAAACCTGAGCCTGTCCGTAAACCAGGGCGAGTTCATCTCGCTGCTTGGCCCGTCCGGCTGCGGCAAGACCACCACGCTGCAGATGATTGCGGGCTTCGTCGAGCCTTCCGGCGGCAGCATCGTGCTGAACGGCAAGGACGTCAGCAAGGTGCCCGCCAACAAGCGCGGGCTGGGCATGGTGTTCCAGAACTACGCGCTCTTTCCGCACATGACCGCGGCCGAGAACGTCTCCTTCGGCCTGGAGATGCAACGCGTCAAGAAAGACGAACGGCTGGCCCGCGTGGCGGACGCGCTCAAGCTCGTGGGCCTTTCGCATCTGGCCGATCGGCATCCGGCGCAAATGTCGGGCGGCCAGCAGCAGCGTGTCGCGCTGGCGCGCGCGCTTGTCATCCGCCCCAGCGTGCTGCTGCTGGACGAACCGCTCTCCAACCTGGACGCCAAGCTGCGCGAAGAAATGCAGCTTGAACTGCGCAGCATCCAGCGCACCGTCGGCACCACCACCATCCTCGTCACGCACGACCAGTCCGAGGCGCTGGCGTTGTCGGACCGCATCGTCGTCATGAACCAGGGCCGTGTCGAACAGGTGGCTGAACCCTTTGCCGCGTACGAGGGACCCGCCAGCCATTTTGTCGGCGGCTTTCTGGGCAAGGCCAACGTCTTCACCCCGCAGGCCGAGCAATACGAAGGCGAAATGCGCGCCCGCATCGGCGAGGCGCACATCGGCCTGGAAGGCGCGCCGGTGCCGCAGGGCGCGGTAATCGTCCGGCCCGAAAAAATCCTGTTCTCCGAACCCGCCGCCTGTGCGTTGCCCGGCCGCATGAAGACGCGCGTCTTCCAGGGCAATCATTGGCTGTGCCAGGTGGAAACGTCGGTTGGCGAAGTCATGGTGATCCGTCAGAACGACGGCGTGCCGGTGCCCGCCGAAGGCGAACCCGTGCATCTGCGCTGGCGCGCGCAGGACATGTGCTCCGTCGATCCGGCCGCTGCGCCGCAAGGCAAAGCCTCATGA
- a CDS encoding ABC transporter substrate-binding protein — MSKVLAVLAAAAVAAGLGANAQAQQKLVVAGYGGSFEDIMRKDIFPPFAKQHGVELDYVAGNSTNTVARLQAQKSNQQIDVAIIDDGPMYQAIALGFCEPIKNLPADDIYTTARYKDDKAVAIGIVATGIMYNKKVFDEKKWAPPTSWKDLKDPKYKKQLVIPPLNNTYGLHTLVEYAREGGGGEKKIDPGFTTFKNEVGPNVLVYEPSPGKMTELFSSGQATIAVWGSGRVKAFADTGFPVGFVYPQEGAYALLSSVCPIAKSNANPKAQAFVEYLVTPEVQEKLASAYGYGPVNKKAKVTDDPRVPLPIGKRAADLIVIDWDTVNQNRDDWNKRWTREIER; from the coding sequence ATGAGCAAGGTACTTGCAGTGCTCGCGGCCGCGGCGGTCGCGGCCGGGCTGGGCGCAAACGCACAGGCGCAGCAGAAACTGGTGGTCGCCGGCTACGGCGGGTCGTTCGAAGACATCATGCGCAAGGACATTTTTCCGCCCTTCGCCAAACAGCACGGTGTCGAACTGGACTACGTTGCCGGCAACTCCACCAACACCGTCGCGCGCCTGCAGGCGCAAAAGAGCAACCAGCAGATCGACGTCGCCATCATCGACGACGGCCCCATGTACCAGGCCATTGCGCTCGGCTTTTGCGAGCCCATCAAGAACCTGCCCGCCGACGACATCTACACCACCGCTCGATACAAGGACGACAAGGCAGTCGCCATCGGCATCGTCGCCACCGGCATCATGTACAACAAAAAGGTCTTCGACGAAAAGAAATGGGCCCCGCCCACCTCGTGGAAAGACCTGAAAGATCCCAAGTACAAAAAGCAGCTCGTCATCCCCCCGCTCAACAACACCTACGGCCTGCACACGCTGGTCGAATATGCCCGCGAAGGCGGCGGCGGTGAAAAGAAGATCGACCCCGGTTTCACCACCTTCAAGAACGAAGTCGGCCCCAACGTCCTCGTCTACGAGCCCTCGCCCGGCAAGATGACCGAACTCTTCTCCAGCGGCCAGGCCACCATCGCCGTCTGGGGCAGCGGCCGCGTCAAGGCCTTTGCCGACACCGGCTTCCCCGTCGGCTTCGTCTATCCGCAGGAAGGCGCCTACGCACTGCTCTCGTCCGTGTGTCCCATCGCCAAGTCCAACGCCAACCCCAAGGCCCAGGCGTTCGTCGAGTACCTGGTGACACCCGAGGTCCAGGAGAAGCTCGCCTCCGCCTACGGCTACGGTCCGGTCAACAAAAAGGCCAAGGTCACCGACGATCCCCGCGTGCCCCTGCCCATCGGCAAGCGTGCTGCCGACCTCATCGTCATCGACTGGGACACCGTCAACCAGAACCGGGACGACTGGAACAAGCGCTGGACGCGGGAAATCGAGCGCTGA